The genomic DNA TTGTAGTATAAGATAGAGACAGTAGTATATACAGAGCAGTAGAGGTATAGAAGAAGGTGCAAAGGGTGTAGATGGTGCCCTTGGGAGGCTGTCTTTCAGGGGAAACAGAGTTACCTTAATCAGACACGCGAATATCCGGCCATCCCCGTCGGTATGAGATACAGCTGGTGGCGTCATCTGACAGTGGCGGTGAATCAGCATAAGAATAGCACAGGCACGAGAACGGGATAGCAGAAAACTGGTAGAAACCAGGAATTACCAGcacatactctgtacatacttgtacatcATTCGCGGTCATGGACTGACTTTGCCTGCCTGAGTCATCGACCAGGACCTTTCTAGCAGTTTCCCCCAGAGTCATTCTGCCTTCCTATTCGGGGAAAATGGCGCTTGCATCACGTTATCCGCCCCCGTGACGACAGGCGCCGTCGCTCTCGTTCGTCGGACTCTCTGACTAAGGCGCTTCGCCTCCGCCTCTTTCTCGCTCTCTGTCCTTTCTTCCCCTCACCTCCCAGGTACTTAAAGCTCGCCCGTCTGCcacgttgatcttctcttctttttctttccttccttctaTCGCTTATCTTCTACTTTCTTTCCCACTCTTACCTCTTCCTATCATCTGTCTCTCCTCTTTACTTCTTTGAATAACTACCATCATCTGCAAGTCCTGCGTAACctgtttctcttcctttcgcCGTCACTATGCAGATCTTCGTTAAGACTCGTGAGTTATCCCCGTCCCTTCCACCCTTTCTCTGGTGGTACAACGCCACCGCCACTTGAACACTTCACTAACTTGCTTTCGCTATAGTTACCGGCAAGACCATCACTCTTGAGGTCGAGTCGAGCGACACCATCGACAACGTCAAGAGCAAGATCCAAGACAAGGAGGGAATCCCCCCTGACCAGCAGCGTCTGATCTTCGCTGGAAAGCAACTTGAGGACGGCCGTACCCTTTCCGACTACAACATCCAGAAGGAGTCTACCCTCCACCTGGTTCTCCGTCTCCGTGGTGGCATGCAGATTTGTAAGTCCTCAGGCAACTATGAACCAGTCATCGATATGACTCATTGCTAACTTCCCTTTTTTCAGTCGTCAAGACCCTTACTGGCAAGACCATCACCCTCGAAGTTGAGTCAAGCGATACGATCGATAATGTCAAGTCGAAGATCCAGGATAAGGAAGGCATTCCTCCTGACCAACAGCGTTTGATCTTTGCCGGCAAGCAACTCGAGGATGGTCGTACGCTGTCCGACTACAACATTCAGAAGGAGTCCACCTTGCACTTGGTGTTGCGTCTGCGTGGTGGTATGCAGATTTTCGTTAAGACCCTGACCGGAAAGACTATCACTCTGGAAGTGGAGTCGTCGGACACGATCGATAACGTCAAATCAAAGATCCAAGATAAGGAAGGGATCCCTCCCGACCAACAGCGTCTCATTTTTGCCGGAAAGCAGCTTGAGGATGGTCGTACACTGTCGGACTACAACATCCAGAAAGAATCCACACTTCACCTTGTCCTTCGTCTCCGTGGTGGTATGCAGATCTTCGTCAAGACCCTTACTGGAAAGACAATCACATTGGAAGTCGAAAGTTCCGACACAATCGACAACGTCAAGAGCAAGATTCAGGACAAAGAGGGTATCCCGCCGGACCAGCAGCGTCTCATCTTCGCTGGTAAGCAGTTGGAAGATGGGCGCACTCTCTCCGATTACAACATCCAGAAGGAGAGCACGCTCCACCTGGTCCTTCGTCTCCGTGGCGGAAACTGAATGATCGACGACCATTTGTTTTAGATTCCCTCTTTTTTGACTTGTTCTAATGATCCGTCTATGGGTTGAATGACCTGCATGGCGTTTGGatggctttcttttctttctacATGGCTCTTTTTGATACGGCTTAACGGGCATAcctttctcttctattcGCCATAGACATGGTGCTTATATAGTTTCTATTCTTGGAATTGAGCCCAGACATGGGTAATCTCTTTGTGACATTTCTCGATCATCTTCTGACAGTAGGTACCCGTAGTTATCCACCTTCCTATCCGCCTTGTATGCCACAATGTCGCTGTTTTGCCACGTCGCATTCCCCACAATGCGGCTGACTAAGATATCATCTAAGCATAATTGTTGCATAACTAGCCATTTTCTGAACCGCTTAAATTTCATGGAGTAATCATTGCAGAGCTTCAGAATGTGAGCCTTGGCCGGGATGCCCTCATACTTTTATCATCTCGCCATCGAGTTATTCGCCCGTCCTCTAACTGACCTTGGAGCTGCTTCCTGTTTGGACGATCAGTCGACCTCATTATCGTTTGACTCCGCATGCGAAGCACTACGCCCGTTTCAGAAGCCAATCCGGCCTTCAAGTCGACGCTCACGCGCCTCTCCTAGCGATAAGAGCAAATGTCTCTGCCCTCCCAATCTACCTATCAGATCAGCGTCGAGCTCTCTTAGCAACACCCGCGTCTTCGATAACGCCATCCCTACGACCAGTAATAATACCACTACCCCTCATCCTTACACGAAATCGCATAGCAGTGCTACCGATATCCAACACGACCAGCGACTGGACAAAGTCTCCATCGAGTGCATTGACATGGTCTCCCTAGCGGAGAGAGAAGACACCTCTACAAAGCCCTCTTCGAAACGAAAAGTCCATTTCACGGATAACCCCGTCACGACGGGAATCGGGACGGATATCCTCGGTGGACTCCGGACGAAGGGGCGATACATACCGCTTGACCAGGAAACGACGGATAGTGTCTGGGGTATAGTACATTTGTATCGAGATGCGCAGGAGACTCCATATTTGATTGATGATGACTATCCGGCGGAGTTGAAAGGGTCGTCGGCTGCGGCGAGGCAGCCGGGGGATCAGGTTGGGCATAATGGGAATACTCGTGTGGAGGGGGATTCGTCGGATGAGGAGTGCACGACATTGTGTATTCTGGCTGTGCCGTCGTATTTGTCGCCGTCGGATTTCCTGGGGTTTGTGGGGGAAACGACTATGGATGACGTTAGTCATTTTCGGATGATTAGGACGGCGAGGGCGAATCGATATATGGTTTTGATGAAATTTCGGAGTGGAAATAAGGCGAAGGAATGGCAGAGGGTGTGGAATGGGAAGGTTTTCAACAGTATGGAGGTGAGATTTTTGCACTCCCGGCTTTGTTGATCTATGCTAACTGTCTAGCCCGAAACGTGCCATGTTGTATTCGTGAACACGGTCGAAATCCAGGCTGTAGAATCTGGAACACCATCAGGGCTTGGTAGCTCATTTCAGAATACCCTTGCCACAAACAGCCCCAAGAGAGGAAGTATCTCTTCCCAAAGCCAATCGAACACTATACCCTCTGCAACTCTATCCACTAAACCACTCGCACCGCGAACACCTTCACTCATAGAGTTGCCCACATGTCCAGTCTGTCTCGAGCGTATGGACGAGACCACCGGCCTATTGACTATCATCTGCCAGCACGTCTTCCATTGTACATGTTTACAGAAATGGAAAGGCAGCGGCTGTCCGGTATGTCGCTACACGCAAGACGACTTCCGCAGAaccagccagagcctatcccTTGAAGATGAGCCAGCAGAGTGCCACGTCTGTCACTCGGACATCAACCTCTGGGTATGTCTGATCTGCGGAACGGTAGGCTGCGGCCGGTACGACGGCGCACACGCCTACGAGCACttcaaagaaagcacccacGCATTTGCAATGGACCTTTCCACACAGCGAGTCTGGGACTACGTCGGAGATGCCTACGTCCACCGCATCATCCAAAACAAAGGCGATGGCAAACTCGTGGAACTACCAGCAGCAGATAACAGCGCTCTCGATCCGCCGGACTGGACCGACGCCGTGCCTCGCGAGAAACTCGAAAACATGTCCGTCGAATACACACACCTCCTAACCTCCCAACTCGAAAGCCAACGCGCCTATTTCGAGGAAGTCGTCGAACGAGCCGCAGACAAAGCATCCCAAGCATCTGCCGCCGCCTCGTCCGCCCAAGAAGCCGCTGAAAAAACCACCTTAGCCCTCACAAACCTTCAATCCCAATACGACAAGCTAAACCACGAGACACTCCCCGGTATGGAGCGCGATAAAGCCCGTGCCGAGAAACGGGCTGAGAAATTCGAGGGCATGGCGCGgaagttggagaaggagTGGCGGGAGGAGAAGACGATGAATGAGAGTCTTTTGAAGAGGATTGAGTTTCTGTCGACGGAGGTGGGGGAGCTTAAAGAGATGAATACGGATTTGAGTGAGCAGAATCGGGATCTTACGTTTTTTATTAGCGGGTCGCAGCGATTGATGGATCAGGGGGAGGATGTGCAGCAGGGGACAGTTAGTGTTCCAGAGCCTGAGGTGAAGGgtaaaaaaaagaaagggaaggggaagggcCGTGGTTGATGATCCATGACATGTAGGCGGCGCCTGGATGGCTACGAAAGTCACGGATGATAAAAGCACGCTTCTCTTTTTTATCGTACAACATTACATGCATAGTATACACCCGTGAACTACATTAAACACCCTTCCGAACAGCCCAGAAGTAATTCCCCCAATCCTCCGACCCCTTCACAATCTTCCACCCTAATCCTGGGAAATACATCACACCCTCACACTTCCATTGCGATCCCTGCAACGCCTCACTCCCAGCCTTCTCAGAAGCTCCATCTCTCCCCCTCATCAACCCCTCCTGCACCCACACCTTCACCTCATCGGGGTTCACGAACTTGCTCCACTCATGCGTCCCCCTTGGCACAACACCAATAGGCCACGGCGCTTCAGCGATAACCTGATTAACAAGGAACGACGGAAATGAGCGCGCGATCGTCGAACCAACAAGCCAACCACCAGGTTTCACGAGACGCAGACAGTTCGTGAGGAAGGCAAGAGGCGAAGAGGTAGACGGGTCGATGTGCTCGAGGACCTCGAAGAGGGTGACGATGTCAAATTGCTTCTTTTCACCGGTAGCGGTAGATTCGATTAGATCTTCGAGTGTTCGGTTCTGGTAGCTAAACCGGCCGGTACGGAGGTGCGCCTCGACCGTAGGATCGGTGCGGGCGTGCTCGCGGGCGATTTGGATAAGCGTGGAGGAAGGATCAAGTGCTGTGATTGAAGCGGCGCGGGTAGGCGTTACCGTCTTATTCTCTGTTGATGGGATTGTCCGCGCGAGCGACTCTGCGAAGATTCCGCCCCCGCAGCCTACGTCTAGATAATGCAGGTGCGCCTGTGCTTGTTctgcttgttgttgttgatgatCATACGTCGGCGGCCCTTCAGCTAGACAAGATGCAATGAATTCATGGCGAAGCGGATTCATCAAATGCAACACCCGCGAAGGACCCATTGGATCCCACCAGCTGCTGGCGAGCGCGGAGAAGTGGGAGAGTTCATCGgcggagacggaggagggtGCGGTTCCGGTGGAATGGAGGCGGTGGGGGGTTGTGTTTCGGAGGAAGGAGGTCAGGATGCGAGTCGTGAGTGTTGCTCGTCGGAGGGGTGGCATGTTCGATTGTCAGGTTGGAATTTGCTGGGAGTTGGCTGTTCTGGGAAGAGACGAAGTTATTCAATTGTGGGTCTGGGACAAACATGCCAAGACTGGTATATATCTACGGAATATACATACATTTCAATTCTCCACGCAATCTGCCCATCTGGTAATTCAATGGACATGCTTTCTCATACAAGAAAACGCCAAGCTGCAGTACCCCTCACCAGTCTGGCAGCCAATTGATACTCTGCAATGTTGTAGTGTTTGACAACTGTCGTTCCTCAGCCGCAGCGGGCCTCTGCATGGAATGAGTGGTTGTCGATGGCCTCAATATAATCACCAACAGCAGTGACTCAGCTGAAATGGTTTATCAACTCCAGTTATAGCAATTTGTGGGCTCTCTGCAATGCGCGCTAACGACAACATGGGCCGGGTAAAGACTATAAACATCGAGACTTCCCTCTGATCGTGGTCTCAACCAACTCATTCAGTCTCCTTATTTTCAGTTCCCTCCATTTGCAATACTAGCGccctcccccccccccccctcttcCCCAAATCAACCAGAATGCCCTTGTCCAACTCTTTCGACAACATCAGAATTGGAATCTCTCGAACAATTCTCTACGCCACCGCCCAAACGGCGATGATGACTGGAATGAATCCAGCATCGAGTTCGATGAAGTCATTGGCAATGACAATGCTAAGCCATACTCTCCCTAGATATCTCTCAACTTCCCAAATGGATATCGCTAATTAAGCACCAGGCTGATTCAGCCGCGAGGTCAGCGGATTCAGTCAATCTGCCGAGGACATCGAACTGGAATTTCGGGACGATGGACTCTGAGATGGTATTGGGCCACATTAACTGATATTGAATTTGAAGATTAAAAAGTCGGAGAATAAGATATTAGGATCTACAATAAGGATATGAATGTGATGCTATCTATATATAAACTGTTAGGACCAAGCTAGTACGGGGCGATCTATATATCAATTCATCATGTATTCATTTTATCTTCGCGCCTAGTAAAGTCCTGTATCTCTTCGGACGAGTACTTGAGTTTCATGGGGTCCCACAAGCCCGATATTTCAATCTTTTTATGTGGACTTTTTGCTCATATACTCCGGCAGCAGTCACTGCTCAGTCAACTCATGATTATCCCCCCAAACAAGAGGCTCCGCTGCTTCTACATAATCCGCACATATCGAAATTCCCATTCTCACAAATCTCGCAATGGTATCCAGGCATATTACCCAGGACCTGAACCTGGAATATGTCACAGTATGCCTGAGAGGACTTGAGGATATCATAGGCAATTGGCCGAGAAGGCCTGGGATGTTGCGCGTTGGAGGGATCCTCATTAGCAGTGATGGCAGAGTCCACGCAGTCACTAACACTGATTTTGCTTAACAGAAGATAGAATATCTCAGTGTAGCCCCTCTTTTGCGCTTCAGATAGCGCTGTACGGCCATATTTACCTCTCACATTAAGATCAACATCTGGCGTGTTCAGCAGAACCTCAACAACCGCTTGATGTCCTGCAGAAACAGCGTTCATCAGGGCAGTTCGGCCGAAAACACTGTGCATTTGAATTTATCTCAGCAACCCCAGAAGGAAGCAATCTTGCCACTTCTTAATGCCCTCCTAGCGCAGCCCATATGAGCGGCGTGTGTCCATGATTGTCTGGGAAGTTTGCATCTGTCCTTTTGCGAAGTAAAAATCTCACTATTGGCGTGAGACCATTCTGCGCAGCTCCTGCAAGGGGAGTTTGGCCCTTGCTATCTTTGGAGCTTGACCACTTCGTCCTGCCCGCTCTGTACTGCTCGAGCTAATGCCATTTGTCCGCTATTGTCCTTGGAGTTGAGATCCGTATCGTCAAACTTGGCTCTCAGCAATTTGTGGACAATTGATGTATGACCATATTCAGTAGCACGTGATAATAGGTTCTAGCCGTTGTCATTCTTTACTCGAGGATTTGCGCCGTATTTCAATAATGCATCGGCAGCACCTTCCTGTCCATTATGAACCGCGTGGAATAATGGAGTTTGCCGTATTTGTCTTTGTATTCGATGTTGGCTCCGTTTTCAAGGAGCACTCTTATCACTTGTTCATGGCCATT from Aspergillus chevalieri M1 DNA, chromosome 1, nearly complete sequence includes the following:
- a CDS encoding putative RING and UBP finger domain protein (BUSCO:EOG092614ZG;~COG:O;~EggNog:ENOG410PH2Q;~InterPro:IPR001841,IPR001607,IPR034931,IPR011422, IPR013083;~PFAM:PF07576,PF13639,PF02148;~go_function: GO:0008270 - zinc ion binding [Evidence IEA]), translated to MPSYFYHLAIELFARPLTDLGAASCLDDQSTSLSFDSACEALRPFQKPIRPSSRRSRASPSDKSKCLCPPNLPIRSASSSLSNTRVFDNAIPTTSNNTTTPHPYTKSHSSATDIQHDQRLDKVSIECIDMVSLAEREDTSTKPSSKRKVHFTDNPVTTGIGTDILGGLRTKGRYIPLDQETTDSVWGIVHLYRDAQETPYLIDDDYPAELKGSSAAARQPGDQVGHNGNTRVEGDSSDEECTTLCILAVPSYLSPSDFLGFVGETTMDDVSHFRMIRTARANRYMVLMKFRSGNKAKEWQRVWNGKVFNSMEPETCHVVFVNTVEIQAVESGTPSGLGSSFQNTLATNSPKRGSISSQSQSNTIPSATLSTKPLAPRTPSLIELPTCPVCLERMDETTGLLTIICQHVFHCTCLQKWKGSGCPVCRYTQDDFRRTSQSLSLEDEPAECHVCHSDINLWVCLICGTVGCGRYDGAHAYEHFKESTHAFAMDLSTQRVWDYVGDAYVHRIIQNKGDGKLVELPAADNSALDPPDWTDAVPREKLENMSVEYTHLLTSQLESQRAYFEEVVERAADKASQASAAASSAQEAAEKTTLALTNLQSQYDKLNHETLPGMERDKARAEKRAEKFEGMARKLEKEWREEKTMNESLLKRIEFLSTEVGELKEMNTDLSEQNRDLTFFISGSQRLMDQGEDVQQGTVSVPEPEVKGKKKKGKGKGRG
- the COQ3 gene encoding 3-demethylubiquinone-9 3-methyltransferase (BUSCO:EOG09263SZM;~COG:H;~EggNog:ENOG410PG9Z;~InterPro:IPR029063,IPR010233;~PFAM:PF13649,PF13489,PF08242,PF08241,PF13847;~go_function: GO:0008425 - 2-polyprenyl-6-methoxy-1,4-benzoquinone methyltransferase activity [Evidence IEA];~go_process: GO:0006744 - ubiquinone biosynthetic process [Evidence IEA]) translates to MPPLRRATLTTRILTSFLRNTTPHRLHSTGTAPSSVSADELSHFSALASSWWDPMGPSRVLHLMNPLRHEFIASCLAEGPPTYDHQQQQAEQAQAHLHYLDVGCGGGIFAESLARTIPSTENKTVTPTRAASITALDPSSTLIQIAREHARTDPTVEAHLRTGRFSYQNRTLEDLIESTATGEKKQFDIVTLFEVLEHIDPSTSSPLAFLTNCLRLVKPGGWLVGSTIARSFPSFLVNQVIAEAPWPIGVVPRGTHEWSKFVNPDEVKVWVQEGLMRGRDGASEKAGSEALQGSQWKCEGVMYFPGLGWKIVKGSEDWGNYFWAVRKGV